Proteins from a single region of Natranaerobius trueperi:
- a CDS encoding pyruvoyl-dependent arginine decarboxylase → MFTPQKKRFCLVADSGEGDNLSSAFDKALLNAKVGNYNLIKITSIIPPKAIQTNKITLPVGSTLTIAYDSFTSKKQGEVISSVVAIGIPKNKKNQGIIVKTSGFQEKDTLVEQLKKELVESFNNRSLELEQILTKGIEHTVINCGSVFSGVALF, encoded by the coding sequence TTGTTTACCCCACAAAAGAAACGTTTCTGCCTTGTAGCTGATTCAGGTGAGGGAGACAACCTTTCTAGTGCTTTTGATAAAGCGTTATTAAATGCAAAAGTAGGTAACTATAATTTAATTAAAATTACTAGTATTATACCTCCTAAGGCTATACAAACTAATAAAATTACTTTACCTGTAGGTTCAACATTAACTATAGCGTATGATTCATTTACTAGTAAAAAACAAGGTGAAGTAATATCTTCTGTTGTCGCTATTGGTATTCCTAAAAACAAAAAAAACCAAGGAATTATTGTTAAAACTTCTGGTTTTCAAGAAAAAGACACTTTAGTAGAGCAATTAAAAAAAGAACTAGTTGAGTCCTTTAATAATAGAAGCCTAGAACTTGAACAAATTTTAACCAAAGGAATAGAACATACGGTTATTAATTGTGGTAGTGTATTTAGTGGAGTAGCACTGTTCTAA
- a CDS encoding NupC/NupG family nucleoside CNT transporter encodes MEVLLSILAIGIILGIAFLMSNDKKNINFRGIGIMLLVQLLITWFMFTTEIGRSVINGISAGFNKLIEFGREGIDFVVGGFQVGEEGVFFIDVLLLIIFFATLLSVLTYLKILPPIIKYLGGLISKITGLPRVESFNAVNSVFFGQSEALIAIRSQFHHLNNNRLYIVSASAMGSVSASIVGAYLQMLPPQYVLVALPLNMFSAIMIASIIAPVNIKREDDIVDVDNVSVEGSIFEAMGNGALEGGKIALIVAAMLIAFIGLLELVNWLIQLVFVGITLQEILGWIIAPIGLLMGIPHEEVIEAGAIMGTKIVTNEFVAMLQFQPMVETISEKTVGIVTVFLTSFANFASIGIVAGTVKGIDSDKAASVSRFGFKLLTGATLASALSATIVGIFL; translated from the coding sequence ATGGAAGTTTTATTAAGTATTTTAGCTATAGGAATTATCCTTGGGATAGCATTTCTTATGTCTAACGATAAAAAGAACATTAATTTTAGAGGTATTGGCATTATGTTGTTAGTACAACTTCTCATAACTTGGTTTATGTTTACTACAGAAATAGGTCGTTCAGTAATTAATGGCATATCTGCAGGATTTAATAAATTAATTGAATTTGGTAGGGAAGGTATTGACTTTGTAGTAGGTGGATTTCAAGTTGGAGAAGAAGGTGTTTTTTTTATTGATGTATTGTTACTAATTATTTTTTTTGCAACCCTTCTTTCAGTATTAACATACCTAAAAATTCTACCTCCGATTATAAAATATTTAGGAGGTCTTATATCTAAGATAACAGGGCTTCCGCGAGTAGAATCATTTAATGCAGTTAACAGTGTATTTTTTGGCCAATCAGAAGCCTTAATTGCAATTCGCTCACAATTTCATCACCTAAATAATAATCGTTTATACATAGTGAGTGCCTCAGCTATGGGTTCAGTTTCAGCTTCTATAGTAGGAGCTTATCTACAAATGTTACCACCTCAATATGTTTTAGTTGCATTACCACTAAATATGTTTAGTGCTATAATGATTGCATCTATTATTGCACCTGTAAATATAAAAAGGGAAGATGATATTGTAGATGTGGATAATGTTTCTGTTGAAGGAAGTATTTTTGAAGCTATGGGTAACGGAGCTTTAGAAGGTGGGAAAATTGCTTTAATAGTTGCTGCAATGCTAATTGCTTTTATTGGATTATTAGAGCTAGTAAATTGGTTGATTCAGTTAGTCTTTGTAGGGATAACCTTACAAGAAATTTTAGGATGGATAATTGCTCCTATAGGTTTACTTATGGGGATTCCGCATGAAGAAGTGATTGAAGCAGGAGCAATTATGGGAACTAAAATAGTAACTAATGAATTTGTTGCTATGCTTCAATTTCAACCGATGGTAGAAACAATAAGTGAAAAAACTGTTGGTATAGTTACAGTCTTTTTAACGAGTTTTGCTAACTTTGCATCTATCGGTATTGTCGCAGGAACAGTTAAAGGAATCGATAGTGACAAAGCTGCAAGTGTATCTAGGTTCGGCTTTAAACTACTTACAGGTGCCACTCTTGCTTCAGCTTTATCAGCTACCATAGTTGGAATCTTCTTATAG